Genomic segment of Primulina tabacum isolate GXHZ01 chromosome 11, ASM2559414v2, whole genome shotgun sequence:
gcagcagcttccgttctgagagaattttcaaccctcgttctgacatatgcccgagctttctatacCATAACattgttaattcttctcctgaaccaattgatgcaacaactaGTTCTGCCTTTTTGTGTGTTtatcccaaaagtacatacagatttgcagcaaccttttccgccttcataaccacaagcgcgccctgcacaattttcatgatcccgttctcgatacgagttttgcacccgatgtcatctaattgccccaaggacaaaagattcttcgtcaatcctttcacatgtcgtacctcctgtatggtgcggatggtgccatcaaacattttaattttgatagtaccgaccccagcgatttccaaggcatgatcatttcccatgaatacagatcctcctgagactggttcataatgatcaaaccattctctctgagacgtcatgtgccacgtcgcacctgaatccataatccatgtgtcacaaaatttgtgtcctGCCTTCCGCAAcagttgctgcttcgctgaataatatttcaccactgcctgaagtactggccacatttccttgagagcttttatcgatactcgtacactctttcttgaagtgccctttaccgccacatttaaagcagtaaatatttttcttcttacttctcgactttgatctacctcgcctttggctcccactggagtcacggtccataaatattcctcttatcatcggcaaagcctctgcctgcttcgaagtTGCCAACctgtcttccttattcttgcgccggctttcttctccgagaaccgcagttaagacatcgtcgaatcttagaaagcccataagaatattgttggtaatgttgatgataagttgatcatatgaatctggtagactttgaagtagaagctccgcacgttcattttcccctattttatgcccatggaagtgagttgggcaaatagagtatttagtgtattgatatggtcggtcatcgatgaagattccgctatccgaagagtataaagccttctctttaggaaaatcatgttgtgtagcgacttgacctcatacatctttgtcagagtatcccagataactttggctgtttttatctcagagatacttgacaaaacttcgtcagctatagccaagtgtaaattggcaacaacattatcattcatctcgttccactttccatcattcGTAActtccaccggtctatctccaatagccgccaagcaatttttctttcttaaaactgcttgtatctttattttccacagcataaaattgcttccattgaactttgctatctcgtaccttcccgccattatgtcctacaacaattttagtagactggacaaaataatcccgccttaaataaaaaatctcaaaaaaatcttttctgatgtggaagatcagtctaggctgcaaccacagagcatactcagaattttaagaaattttaaaccaaggctctgataccacttgttggtcccacgtgcggaatttgagataataaaacccgaaaataaagaataaactagacaccgagatttacatggaaaacccctaaaaattattagggtaaaaaccacgggcaagatgaaaagaattccactataatattttgtggtgtacaactcactcactgtgtttccaaagagaacacacactctcttaatacaggagaacaaaacacctcacaaatattatagaactaagcactcaaatgcttataagatgagagaaaactcgaagaagggatagaGCCTTCTGTCAGTGTGAAGACGCGTTAAACGCGTCTTCTGAAAACAAAACGAAATTTCCTTCTGCATCACCcacgttttttttttcattcttttAATTGGTCCTCCTAACTTAAATGACTGCCAGACACGTACTTCGGCTGttatatatttcaaaattgATTAGATTGGTGGCAGACAAATCTATCTCCTGGACAAATTTACACTGATATATCGTCAGACTCTTCAATTGGAGATCAGGGCCATGGATTCGTAATTTGGAGGGGAGCTCACAATATCTCAAGCTCAACGATTGGAGGCTCGAGCAATGGGATAACATGCACTGTACAGCCTCGGAAGTGAAAACGATATTATCCAATCGAAGAACTTGGAGAGAATTTTTATTTGGTATCAGAAAAGAACCGCCTCGCAGCCATAGATGTTTCACCGACGGAGCTTCAGTAAGAAAATCAGTAGAAAAAACAGGAGGGTCGCGCACATTGGTAATGGGGCAAAATCCAATGGTAAGTTGTTCCACTCCCAATGTGCCAACAGAATTCATCCATTTCCTAAATGTGTCCAAGATACATCCACGAAAACAACAAACCAATTCAAAGGACATCACTTTAAAACCAGAGTGATGTTGCAAAAAGGTATCCACTCCTTGCGCAAACTTTCTTTGGATCTCCTCTTTCCGCGTAAGAGTAGGATGACAATATGAACCATGATGCAACTGAAAGCAATAAAATCTGACTTGGTTGATAAGGGTGTAAACATGCCTCCATCTCCTTGACAGGATGCTTGTCCTAACAGCAGCTCCGGTAGATAATTGCGAGATAATGTAACAGATGACATCGTCCGGTAATTGACTAATTCTATCTTCCCTCTCCTCTGATTCAATATCAATATCAAAACCCtgcaaataaaataataataatcagaAAACAACTCCTCCAAAAAACATGTATGTCGAATCATACCTTCACCGGACCACGTCTAGTTGTAGAAAACCATCGATCCGGGGACAAAGCCCAAAATCCCACGCATACTAGTGCAACTCCTGCAACAAGTGGAAAATAGGCGTTCCCACAAACTAAAAAccgaaaattataattttgtattCATCCCAACgaaggaaaaaaacaaaaagaatcaTAAACAAGCAATAAAACTTACGGTTGTGCATCATAACGTGAATGATCAAACCAACCGAGGCGATATatcccatttttttttttttggaagattgaggttaaaaaataatatatggaATACACTGACGAGGAAGGTCAAATTTCTTACAAGAGCCCATATTAATGAAAAGGCCCGACTTTTTTTAACATACAAAATCACAAGGGATCCGAAAATATATTATTAGTGGGTtttgatatattatttaatatcatCAGAAAATATCATATTTCGTACTTTTCAATAGAATAATATATTTGTCTAGTTTACATGGCACataaataataatcattttcAAATTATTCGTGATTTCATGAAAAGTTAAGTAAGAAGATAATTAATATTTGTGTCGAACCATTGGGCCCATTTAGATATTGGGCCACGTGCCATTTTACAATTTGGGTTTGTATCAGTTATTAGAAAATAACTCTATTTTGATTGGGCCGAAACCCAACAAATTGTGATTTTGCCTCAATAAATGACGACGATACATCCCAATACGATATCCGATTTAATTGGatccttcaaattttcaattgGATCCTTGAAATTGTTTGAACAAAAGTAATATTAGTGACGTGTGTGTGTAAAGTTTgttactttttaaaattttatttgggttttaatcaatttttttaattagtaTAAAACAAAGGTAACATTACATTTGTGAAATTATACTTCAATTAGTAAAGGGTAAAATAGTAATTTTGCTTTGCTGTAATTTGCCAtgccaaataatttttttgtgattATGATTAGGCCATCACCCCCTATGTAGATGCATGTAGATTAGGCTGCACTATTTAAAAATTGCATGTGTTATTATTTATGCTTTCGGTCTTACTTTAAAAACTGCGCAAAATAACCAAGAAGCAGACCAACCGGTTTGATAAATATCTTTTATTGTGGTTTTATTTTATATAGTCGTTAGATATGCGGGTTCGGGCGATTTCGAACGACTAAACGATTTTTTCAATCAAGAAGGAACTACCTGATCTAAGTAAAAAgtgaaaataaattattaatacaatataacaaaacatttatattgatgttaaaataaattgaatatataATCTAAACTATACAAAACTTTTCAAGAAACGAGAGGCTTAAGGTTTTTTCAATCAAGAACGTCCTCTTCCACGTACAATTGCAAAAAACCAACGCAGCTCTAGATACAGAAGACATAGTCTTAAGCCATGTAGATAAtatctctatttttttttttgccacgTAGGTAAACTCAGACTACAAATCGTTAGATCCTAATGAGTTTGGATTTTTCGGCCAAAATCAGACGAAAACCGCCAAAAAAAAGGGCTAACAATGAAATTTGACAGTATAGAAGACTAAAATCGCAGAAAGACAGATATAACATACCAAAAAAAACAATTTCCTTTAATGATGTGTAAAAGTTGGAAAAATAATCTCTAATAGGGTTATAATTATTTTGAATGTATCGGAAAAAGGATCACCTTTCAATATTAAACTCAACCTAATCAAATAATCTCCGCCAGGATAATCGTTTATTCacatgttattattattatcataatttcCATTTACTctaaaaattcattttccaaatCATGCACGTACACATTTCATATTTgagtatttttttttactgaGATAAATGGAGAGTTCCAAACTAcacattattattatatttactcTTCATTTTATGTTACTCGTATTGTATTTGATAAAATACATTTATAAAACTCTCTAGTATaatcatatttaaatatatatttttataagaaAAATCTCACTAATGTGATATATTAACTATATATGATGAGAAGTCATTGTGCTGGCAATGTCACGCTTCCTCCGCCTCATTTCTTACCCCCGTCTCTCTCTAAAATATCCCATATAAATCCATATAACCTATCTCTCTTCATTTTTCGTTAGAACATTCAAAAACAGATTTATACTCACATATTCATAGGTTCGGCCTAGGGTTTATCACCGGAGAGAGGAGGAGGAATGGGGAAGCACTCATTGATCTACAGTTTTGTGGCGTGTGGAACGGTGATCCTGGCGgagattatttaattatgttgagTTTAATATTGATTGGTTCTTGATACGGATCGGCTATATATGGATGATTGTGGCTACATATGGAAGATTGGTTTGACATAGGAAAATGCTTTATAGTTTCCAAATTATTACGAGgcatt
This window contains:
- the LOC142519848 gene encoding F-box/LRR-repeat protein At3g03360-like, producing the protein MMHNLCGNAYFPLVAGVALVCVGFWALSPDRWFSTTRRGPVKGFDIDIESEEREDRISQLPDDVICYIISQLSTGAAVRTSILSRRWRHVYTLINQVRFYCFQLHHGSYCHPTLTRKEEIQRKFAQGVDTFLQHHSGFKVMSFELVCCFRGCILDTFRKWMNSVGTLGVEQLTIGFCPITNVRDPPVFSTDFLTEAPSVKHLWLRGGSFLIPNKNSLQVLRLDNIVFTSEAVQCMLSHCSSLQSLSLRYCELPSKLRIHGPDLQLKSLTIYQCKFVQEIDLSATNLINFEIYNSRSTCLAVI